The following are from one region of the Magallana gigas chromosome 4, xbMagGiga1.1, whole genome shotgun sequence genome:
- the LOC105341115 gene encoding uncharacterized protein: protein MNNPLYKGRHNLTKKVRVQLVSAVRCAIRVRAKQRENKELTTSAAVAHLKHDILNSVHHVFGNHSNCSDFCKVSTSTSTADNLQIQIEQNEGIADDGANFENIFEEQITFWEEGASAEELEKSRYCSFDFHDVEKFIIQDVSILLMKIAEKAERLIGNTTTNIAESWMHIRCKFDGGKIHNLCNRGSWHARCYGGALRMNYGPQWSPNVWKESTATHAGSFFTKVFQRQEVKLAQSKKHQMKPQTKKNRFLKKLRNLKQSTTTKAKRAYGEDATEVTEDISASDLESKKQEFLNKHVCVSSTQIAKIQSSTSKQSSSGLWHSERRKRLTASNFGKVYRRRPSIPVKNLVKSLLYSNFKGNRHTRNGLLQERSTIEEYKLRKAEENENVIVKDSGLVIDHNNNFLAASPDGFVYTSDGKKGLIEIKNLVHNKPLNLFEAADKIRSFCLQYRNGKLSLKENHDYYYQCQGLMNICGTEWIDFVVRTLNPYHLFIERIYRNEDLWNIMLPKLKDFYHTSLLPELASPREGKSPGIREPGVWYSPPNTRVAVRKTRGGRMLTDPLSRKSRNKRKKKD from the exons ATGAATAACCCCCTTTACAAAGGAAGGCAtaatcttacaaaaaaagtTAGAGTACAGCTAGTTTCTGCAGTAAGATGTGCAATACGTGTCAGAGCAAAACAGAGGGAGAACAAAGAACTTACCACATCAGCTGCAGTTGCTCACCTTAAACATGATATTCTGAATTCTGTACATCATGTTTTTGGTAACCATTCAAATTGTTCAGACTTTTGTAAGGTGTCAACTTCAACCTCAACTGCTGATAATTTACAAATTCAAATCGAACAAAATGAAGGTATTGCTGATGATGGCGCAAACTTTGAGAATATCTTTGAAGAGCAGATTACATTCTGGGAAGAAGGTGCAAGTGCAGAAGAGTTAGAGAAGTCTCGTTATTGTAGCTTTGACTTTCATGATGTTGAAAAATTTATCATTCAGGATGTTTCtattcttttaatgaaaatagCAGAGAAGGCTGAACGTCTGATTGGCAACACCACAACAAACATTGCAGAGTCTTGGATGCACATAAGGTGCAAGTTTGATGGTGGAAAGATTCACAATCTATGCAACAGAGGGTCATGGCATGCTCGGTGTTATGGTGGTGCTTTGCGTATGAACTATGGACCACAGTGGTCTCCAAATGTTTGGAAAGAATCCACAGCTACACATGCAGGATCTTTTTTTACTAAAGTTTTCCAAAGACAGGAAGTGAAGCTGGCCCAAAGTAAGAAACATCAAATGAAGCCGCAAACAAAGAAAAACAGATTTTTGAAGAAATTAAGGAATCTAAAGCAAAGTACAACCACAAAAGCTAAAAGAGCATATGGAGAGGATGCCACTGAGGTTACTGAAGATATATCGGCATCAGACTTAGAATCAAAAAAGCAAGAATTCCTTAACAAACATGTATGCGTCTCTTCAACCCAGATAGCAAAGATCCAGAGTTCCACTTCTAAACAATCTTCATCAGGTCTGTGGCATTCTGAGAGAAGAAAACGATTAACTGCCTCTAATTTTGGAAAAGTTTATCGGCGTAGACCATCTATCCCAGTTAAAAACTTGGTGAAATCTCTACTGTATTCtaattttaaaggaaatagACATACTAGAAATGGACTTCTACAGGAAAGATCTACTATAGAGGAATACAAACTCAGAAAAGCTGAAGAGAATGAGAATGTAATAGTGAAGGACTCAGGATTGGTAATTGATCATAACAACAACTTCCTAGCAGCAAGTCCTGATGGTTTTGTGTATACCTCTGATGGAAAGAAGGGCCTTATAGAGATAAAGAACCTCGTTCATAATAAGCCTTTAAATCTTTTTGAAGCTGCAGACAAAATAAGGTCATTTTGTTTGCAGTATAGAAATGGAAAATTATCCTTAAAGGAGAATCACGATTATTACTATCAATGTCAAGGGCTTATGAACATTTGTGGAACAGAGTGGATAGACTTTGTGGTTCGCACTCTGAATCCCTACCATCTTTTCATCGAGAGAATATACAGGAATGAGGATCTTTGGAACATAATGCTGCCAAAGCTCAAAGATTTTTATCACACATCATTGTTACCTGAATTAGCTTCTCCTCGGGAAGGGAAAAGTCCAGGCATAAGGGAACCTGGGGTTTGG tatTCACCCCCCAATACAAGGGTGGCTGTTAGAAAAACACGAGGTGGTAGGATGCTGACGGATCCTTTATCAAGGAAAAGCAGAAATAAAAG aaaaaagaaagactaA